In Chitinophagaceae bacterium, the genomic window CAGGCTGGGTTTGCGGTAAAATCTCCATCAGCAAAATTTTCGGTAAACTGGGCTTTTACAGCTTCAAATAAAAACAGGGCCGCAAAGGCCAAAAATAGCTTTCTCATAATCAATATTATATCTTTAAAGATACGGTATTTGACGAACTGATATGTTTAATGGAAAGGAGAAAGATCAAGAAAGTAAAAATACGAAAGGGCCAATTATATAAAAAATGTCACATTTTTATTTCCAGGTACACAGGGCAATGGTCGCTGTGTTTTATTTCTGGATAAATTTCTGCATTTAGAAGATTGTTTTTTAATGCATCAGTTGCATTAATATAATCAATTCTCCAGCCTTTATTATTGAGCCTTACGCTGGGGAAGCGCTGGCTCCACCAGCTGTACCTGTGCGGCTCCGGGTGAAAAACCCTAAAGCTATCTATCCACCCGGCATCAAAAAACCGGGTAAACCATTCCCTTTCTCCGGGCAAAAAACCAGATGAGTTTTTATTTCCTTTTGGGTCGTGTATATCTATTTCATTATGGGCAATATTATAATCACCACAAAGGATAATTTTAGGGTTTTTCTTTTTTTCTTTTTTAAGATAATCCATTATTTCATCAAGCCATTGGTATTTATAGCTTTGCCTTTCATCGCCGGATGTGCCCGAAGGAAAATATGCGTTGATGATTTTAATATCGCCAAATTGCAGCTCAATCACCCTTCCTTCGCTATCGCTTAAATGGTGCCCAGTGCCGGTTTTTACTGCATTGGGTTTTATTTTAGTTAAAACGGCAACTCCGCTATATCCTTTTTTTTGTGCGCTGAACCAATAGTGGGAGTATCCTGCTTTTTCAAATAATTTTGTATCTACATCTTCTGCAGTGGCTTTAATTTCCTGGAGGCAAATTACATCTGCCGGGTTGCTGCTGAGCCATTCTAAAAAACCTTTTTTAATGGCAGCACGTATACCGTTTACATTGTAAGAAATAATACGCA contains:
- the xth gene encoding exodeoxyribonuclease III, which encodes MRIISYNVNGIRAAIKKGFLEWLSSNPADVICLQEIKATAEDVDTKLFEKAGYSHYWFSAQKKGYSGVAVLTKIKPNAVKTGTGHHLSDSEGRVIELQFGDIKIINAYFPSGTSGDERQSYKYQWLDEIMDYLKKEKKKNPKIILCGDYNIAHNEIDIHDPKGNKNSSGFLPGEREWFTRFFDAGWIDSFRVFHPEPHRYSWWSQRFPSVRLNNKGWRIDYINATDALKNNLLNAEIYPEIKHSDHCPVYLEIKM